The sequence below is a genomic window from Sneathiella marina.
CCCACCGATGCCTGTCAGTGGTTTTATGATTGCAAAGGATGCGGCGTCGTTCTGAAACCGCTGGCCGGCGACTGCTGCGTCTATTGTTCCTACGGCACGGTCGCCTGCCCGCCCATACAGGAGGGTGATTCCTGTTGTAGCTAGCAGGATACCTT
It includes:
- a CDS encoding GDCCVxC domain-containing (seleno)protein, with amino-acid sequence MEKTTPDTPVEIIPVSTLTCPECGHSESETMPTDACQWFYDCKGCGVVLKPLAGDCCVYCSYGTVACPPIQEGDSCCS